DNA from Cardinium endosymbiont of Dermatophagoides farinae:
ACTTGAAAACTCATTAGGTTTGATCAACTCTTGTTCATGTATAGTGATATTTTCACCATGCGTAGTATGATGACCTTGAGTATTGCTGTGACAGGTTTCTGAGGAACTTGTAGATTTGATCGTATGTTCCTCCTTGCCAAAGATGGAACTGGCATATTTAGAAGACTCCACACCACAGTTGCCCATAAATTGATTGCTTAGGATACCTTGTATCTTTTTAGCACCTATATTTCCATAGGTATCTTCTAGTTGGGCATTCGATTGTATGCAAGAAATGGTACTAATACCGTATTTTCTTGCCGTAGCTGGGACTTCTGATAAGCCTGGGATGTATAAGGTAGGTAGCTCATCTATGGACACAAAACTCTTCGTTCTATTGTGGCCATACATAGATTTAAAACATATGGTAATTAGCAAGGATATCACTGGACTGAAAGCTGATTTGGTAGGTGGAAAGTTGCCTATACAGAGTATGGTTGGAGTAATACTATCGTTGATAGTTAAATCTATTTCATTTTTACCCAATACCCAAAATAAGTTCTTATCAATTAAAGGTTGTAAGCTTGTTTTAAAACTTGCTATGATACCTACTAACTGACCTGATGATTTATCTCCACCTTTATAAGCATCAAATATGGAACTAGCATAGGAATAGGCTTCTGAGTCTTGTTCTATGAGATTTAATATTTTATCAATAGGCTTAGTAACTAACGTTACTACATGCGGCAACGTACAACAACTCTTTGCCTGATTGGATAAGTAAGCAATAATGCCCTTTAGAAGGGATTTAGTACTTAAATACCAAAAATCATCTTTCCCTCCAGAATTAAGATTTTTTAATAATACGGTTACATATTCTTCTAAATAGGATCTATTTGATATGTATATAGGATCAATAGGATTGATGCGACTACTTTTATTCAGATCCGTAAAATTAATCGTCTTAAAAAAAATATTTTTTCTGTCCTTTTCTGGTAATTTTAAATAGCAATTATATACAAATTTAGATAAGCAATAGCTGCTTTTTCGATCTATTGGCGTACCTTCAAAATCATAATCATATACAAGTCCACAATAACCTTTTTGGATCATTGCATATAATATGGGCTCTAAAATATATCTAGTTTTACCACTTCCAGGACCCCCTAGTATATAAATTCCTCTCTGAGGATTATTGATGGGTAATAGACCATTTTTAGTAGGTAAAGCAATGCTAAAAGGTGACTTTTTATCGTAAAATTTAGGACTAATAATTGAACTTTTATCTTTTTTTATGGAAGGTTTTATACCTATATAAAACCAAAATGGAAGTGCAAAAGCAGTAAAAAACAGTATAAACAGATAAGGTATTAACCATTCTCGTGATTTTATAAAATCATACC
Protein-coding regions in this window:
- a CDS encoding type IV secretory system conjugative DNA transfer family protein yields the protein MKISRFCINDRYLKWAVDLVFYSGFGCYTRLILVGSICFLAWDRLKLFLSKSFGKNNGFTSTALLFLWLIFTCCFISFQRICIYLSRYDFIKSREWLIPYLFILFFTAFALPFWFYIGIKPSIKKDKSSIISPKFYDKKSPFSIALPTKNGLLPINNPQRGIYILGGPGSGKTRYILEPILYAMIQKGYCGLVYDYDFEGTPIDRKSSYCLSKFVYNCYLKLPEKDRKNIFFKTINFTDLNKSSRINPIDPIYISNRSYLEEYVTVLLKNLNSGGKDDFWYLSTKSLLKGIIAYLSNQAKSCCTLPHVVTLVTKPIDKILNLIEQDSEAYSYASSIFDAYKGGDKSSGQLVGIIASFKTSLQPLIDKNLFWVLGKNEIDLTINDSITPTILCIGNFPPTKSAFSPVISLLITICFKSMYGHNRTKSFVSIDELPTLYIPGLSEVPATARKYGISTISCIQSNAQLEDTYGNIGAKKIQGILSNQFMGNCGVESSKYASSIFGKEEHTIKSTSSSETCHSNTQGHHTTHGENITIHEQELIKPNEFSSFNVGFFAGKVVESDNVFFQEQFKEVSSYDKNFKNELLKDLPDITKVSNEDIAANQRKIEEDIDLLLEYM